The proteins below are encoded in one region of Planctopirus limnophila DSM 3776:
- the dusB gene encoding tRNA dihydrouridine synthase DusB translates to MNDLRLHPSRPEQSERVRIRLRLCTFVSYGPLVLPFRTLLSPLAGFTNLPFRRVVHELGGLGLGTTDLVNARGLLAGSEKTLRLIATHPIDRPFAVQIFGGEASIMRDAAQLLEARGVDSIDINMGCPVLKVVKTGAGASLMCHADAATELVKAVVEAVHVPVTVKMRLGWDASQLTAPRFAREFEQVGVAAVAIHGRTRAQGFSGTVNRDGIRQVVEAVDSIPVIANGDIRSVDDAIAMYDETGCQAISIGRGALANPWIFRQLTEWETTGDWAPAGSFNDRLLLMRRQFRYLQEWVGEETAVSAFRKMSHWYTKAMRVGPALRHAVQSAKTGEEFEQALQEIALAGPRGATKDGLLPDFEIPVPSGPNEHW, encoded by the coding sequence ATGAACGATTTACGTCTACATCCCAGCCGTCCGGAACAAAGCGAGCGTGTCCGCATAAGGCTGCGGTTGTGTACTTTCGTATCGTACGGGCCACTGGTTTTGCCTTTTCGGACACTTCTTTCACCCCTTGCTGGTTTTACCAATCTACCTTTTCGCAGAGTTGTTCATGAGTTGGGTGGCCTTGGATTAGGCACGACGGATCTCGTCAATGCCCGTGGGCTCCTGGCGGGTTCCGAGAAAACATTGCGGCTGATTGCCACACATCCCATCGATCGGCCCTTTGCTGTGCAGATTTTTGGTGGCGAAGCCTCCATCATGCGGGATGCTGCACAGCTTCTGGAAGCTCGTGGTGTCGATTCCATCGATATCAATATGGGATGCCCCGTTCTCAAAGTCGTTAAGACAGGGGCCGGTGCCAGCCTGATGTGTCATGCCGATGCAGCCACCGAACTGGTCAAAGCTGTTGTTGAAGCCGTCCATGTCCCTGTCACTGTCAAAATGCGTTTGGGCTGGGACGCCAGTCAGTTAACAGCCCCTCGCTTTGCACGTGAGTTTGAACAAGTCGGTGTGGCAGCTGTCGCGATTCATGGTCGCACGAGAGCTCAGGGGTTTAGTGGGACGGTTAATCGAGATGGAATTCGTCAGGTCGTCGAAGCTGTGGATTCCATTCCTGTGATTGCAAATGGCGATATCCGCAGTGTGGATGACGCGATTGCGATGTACGATGAAACTGGCTGTCAGGCCATTTCGATTGGTCGTGGCGCCTTGGCGAATCCCTGGATCTTCCGCCAACTCACCGAGTGGGAAACAACGGGAGATTGGGCTCCTGCCGGGAGCTTTAATGACCGTCTGCTCCTGATGCGCCGGCAGTTTCGATATCTGCAGGAATGGGTGGGTGAAGAAACAGCCGTCAGTGCGTTCCGAAAAATGTCCCACTGGTATACCAAAGCCATGCGTGTGGGGCCCGCACTCCGGCATGCTGTCCAGTCGGCAAAAACGGGAGAAGAGTTTGAGCAGGCTCTTCAGGAAATTGCCTTAGCGGGGCCTCGAGGTGCGACAAAAGATGGTCTGCTCCCTGACTTTGAGATCCCGGTTCCTTCCGGGCCGAATGAGCATTGGTAA
- a CDS encoding cation:proton antiporter — MVLAVDHVNQVEALMLIVLLQLVVMIAAARLGGWLFRKVGQPTVVGEIGAGLILGPSVVGRLFPDFIPTFFPASVTPIFQTLGQLGLIFLMFLIGMEFDFSHLKKMGRTAGMIGVAGIVLPFAGGLALGLWMHPYVAIDVPLLGFALFMATACSVTAIPILGRIMIEFGINRSRLGALTISAAAMVDALIWIMLATVAAIVRGNLQWSSVLGMLLLTLALVAMVIIVVRPLLIRWIEKLLPTAESRLNVTSLALWILLIFTMAMITNWIGIFSIIGPFLLGAVLHDQHRFREAFASKTQDFVYSLLLPVFFTYTGLKTDIGTLDTPLLWIMCGLVCLVAISGKIVGCGLAARLGGLSWPESGCVAIMMNTRALMGLIAINVGREMGVIPPSVFCMLIIMAVVTTFMTSPILRRLLPHVDTSVA, encoded by the coding sequence ATGGTTCTGGCTGTAGATCACGTCAATCAGGTTGAAGCACTCATGTTGATCGTGCTTCTCCAGTTGGTTGTCATGATTGCAGCGGCCAGGTTGGGGGGGTGGCTTTTTCGAAAAGTCGGGCAACCAACAGTCGTGGGTGAAATTGGTGCCGGGCTGATTCTGGGGCCTTCCGTCGTGGGCAGACTCTTTCCCGACTTCATCCCGACATTCTTCCCGGCCAGCGTCACTCCCATATTTCAGACACTGGGGCAGTTGGGCCTTATTTTTCTGATGTTTCTGATCGGTATGGAGTTTGACTTCAGCCACCTGAAAAAAATGGGCCGAACAGCCGGCATGATTGGTGTGGCCGGGATTGTGCTTCCATTTGCTGGAGGACTTGCTTTAGGTCTCTGGATGCATCCCTACGTTGCGATCGATGTGCCGCTCCTGGGTTTTGCACTCTTCATGGCGACCGCCTGCTCTGTGACAGCTATTCCTATTCTGGGCCGGATTATGATTGAGTTCGGCATCAATCGCTCTCGACTGGGAGCACTCACGATCAGTGCCGCCGCCATGGTCGATGCTTTGATCTGGATCATGCTGGCCACAGTGGCAGCGATCGTTCGCGGAAATCTCCAGTGGAGTTCGGTGCTCGGCATGCTTCTGCTGACTTTGGCCCTCGTCGCCATGGTGATCATTGTCGTCAGGCCACTACTGATCCGCTGGATCGAAAAGCTGCTTCCGACTGCAGAATCCCGGCTGAATGTGACTTCACTGGCTCTGTGGATTCTGTTGATTTTTACGATGGCCATGATCACCAACTGGATCGGCATCTTTTCGATTATTGGGCCTTTTCTGCTGGGTGCTGTGCTGCACGACCAGCATCGATTTCGCGAAGCCTTTGCCAGCAAAACACAGGATTTTGTCTACAGCCTGCTGTTGCCTGTTTTCTTCACTTATACAGGGTTGAAGACCGATATCGGGACTCTCGATACGCCCTTACTTTGGATAATGTGTGGCCTCGTCTGCCTCGTCGCGATCAGTGGCAAAATCGTCGGCTGCGGCCTGGCGGCTCGCCTTGGTGGCTTATCCTGGCCCGAAAGCGGGTGTGTGGCCATCATGATGAACACGCGAGCTTTGATGGGGTTGATTGCCATTAATGTGGGCCGTGAGATGGGAGTTATCCCCCCCAGCGTCTTCTGCATGCTGATCATTATGGCGGTCGTCACGACCTTTATGACCAGCCCGATTCTGCGACGACTGCTCCCACATGTGGATACGAGCGTCGCTTGA
- a CDS encoding DEAD/DEAH box helicase codes for MTLSDLLESKFRGDIRFRGAAYIQAERVAINRITEDQIFGAVRDGVEFVTQLMRDEGQLKMSCTCMAGKPNPTGQASCKHVWATILLAEKQGVISSGVKPGFIPAFITEDEPLDLPDEDWLDDELEATPSRKLSLSKSTAVAERPTPVSAPAREWETRLKELRTAMQDGTGSYAVSAPGKEREVVYEVDPAASEEAECLILQTSQRQRRASGQWGKLKPLKLRPGRLEEIEDEEDRRILAHLVGGTPDRSSTTGMIGEMQAAAWRYRVPHDLTELLLPQICATGRIRFTDPEERMTEPLVWDGGEPWELCLALEFDQGQDLWKLRGFLRRGEESRGLETAQMLTPGGLVILDHHISLFNDFGAYAWVKLLKSGQPLEVPAGEEHDLVDRLHDMPALPRLELPDELKLEEVRLSPQPLLLVHSPGKSKWHHERLKADVIFEYEDATVRGSSVQWAIVQRSARRYVVRDRDLEDTYWSALQDVGVRRLIDARRGPHDVEITARDLGPAVRKLIGQGWEVRADGKQVRQPGELKFQVKSGIDWFELHADIDFGGSRVSFPELLSALARGDSTVYLDDGSLGILPEEWVHRYGLMGGLGVLEGDHLKFGAAQVGLLDALLLDQGSVDYDAKFAQVRERLANFNGVQAARKPQGFQGELRGYQLEGVGWLQFLDEFQFGGCLADDMGLGKTIQMLAFLEERRQGIPAKNRLPSLVVVPKSLMFNWKQEAERFTPQLKVLEYSGLDRAKQREAFTKSDLVLATYGTLRRDIHILKDVDFDYVILDEAQAIKNNTSQVAKATRLLKSVRRVALSGTPIENHLGDLCSIFDFLNPGMLGRSSLFKLHAADPNDRETRKVLAHGLRPFILRRTKQAVANELPDKIEQTIYCEMGEEQQRLYDELRDHFRDSLLGLIESQGLAKTKMHVLEALLRLRQASCHPALLHKSSDEEGSAKLDVLIPHLEELVGEGHKTLVFSQFTSMLAIVRKHLDRAGITYEYLDGQTRDRKECVERFQNDKDCGVFLISLKAGGLGLNLTAADYVFILDPWWNPAVETQAIDRAHRVGQTRQVFAYRLICKNTVEEKIAELQKQKRELADAILEQDNSVMTNLTADDLRMLLS; via the coding sequence ATGACATTGTCGGATTTGCTGGAAAGCAAGTTTCGAGGAGATATCCGTTTTCGCGGAGCGGCCTACATTCAAGCGGAACGTGTTGCCATTAACCGCATCACTGAAGATCAGATCTTTGGTGCTGTGCGAGATGGCGTCGAATTCGTGACGCAACTGATGCGGGATGAAGGTCAACTCAAAATGAGTTGTACCTGCATGGCTGGTAAGCCCAATCCCACCGGGCAGGCGTCTTGTAAGCACGTCTGGGCCACGATTCTCCTTGCCGAGAAGCAGGGAGTGATCTCCTCAGGAGTTAAACCCGGTTTCATCCCGGCATTCATTACCGAAGACGAGCCACTCGATCTGCCGGATGAAGACTGGCTTGACGACGAACTCGAAGCCACACCTTCGAGAAAACTCTCGCTTTCCAAATCAACGGCTGTCGCTGAACGCCCGACACCTGTTTCGGCTCCTGCTCGTGAATGGGAAACACGCCTCAAAGAATTAAGAACCGCCATGCAGGATGGCACCGGCAGCTATGCCGTTTCTGCCCCTGGCAAAGAGCGCGAAGTCGTTTACGAAGTTGACCCCGCCGCCAGTGAGGAAGCCGAATGTCTGATTCTGCAAACTTCCCAACGGCAACGACGGGCGAGTGGTCAGTGGGGAAAACTGAAACCACTCAAGCTCCGCCCAGGCCGTCTCGAAGAAATTGAAGACGAAGAAGATCGCAGAATTCTGGCTCACCTGGTCGGCGGCACCCCTGATCGTTCCAGCACCACCGGGATGATTGGTGAAATGCAGGCGGCCGCTTGGCGCTATCGCGTTCCTCACGATCTGACCGAACTTCTCTTGCCCCAGATTTGTGCCACCGGACGAATTCGGTTTACAGATCCTGAAGAGCGGATGACCGAGCCATTGGTCTGGGATGGCGGAGAACCTTGGGAGTTATGCCTGGCTCTGGAATTTGATCAGGGGCAGGATCTTTGGAAGCTGCGAGGGTTTTTGCGCCGCGGGGAAGAATCTCGCGGGCTGGAAACCGCACAGATGCTCACACCCGGTGGGCTGGTGATCCTCGATCATCACATCTCGCTGTTCAACGATTTTGGTGCCTATGCCTGGGTGAAGCTCTTAAAATCTGGCCAGCCTCTGGAGGTTCCCGCGGGTGAAGAGCACGATCTCGTCGATCGCCTTCATGATATGCCGGCACTACCCCGGCTGGAGCTTCCCGACGAATTGAAACTTGAGGAAGTGCGGCTCTCGCCTCAGCCATTGCTCCTGGTTCACTCACCAGGCAAAAGTAAATGGCATCATGAACGGTTGAAAGCTGACGTGATCTTTGAATACGAAGACGCCACTGTTCGTGGGTCGAGTGTTCAATGGGCGATTGTTCAAAGATCTGCCAGACGATACGTCGTGCGAGATCGCGATCTGGAAGATACCTACTGGTCGGCACTTCAGGATGTCGGTGTGCGCCGTTTGATCGATGCCCGCCGCGGGCCCCACGACGTGGAAATCACCGCCCGCGATCTGGGCCCGGCTGTTCGTAAGCTGATCGGTCAAGGCTGGGAAGTTCGCGCTGACGGCAAACAGGTCCGCCAGCCTGGTGAACTCAAATTCCAGGTGAAATCGGGCATTGACTGGTTTGAACTGCACGCCGATATCGATTTTGGTGGCAGTCGAGTCTCATTCCCTGAGTTGCTCTCGGCATTGGCGCGAGGTGACAGCACGGTCTATCTCGACGATGGTTCACTCGGAATTCTTCCGGAAGAGTGGGTGCATCGCTACGGACTGATGGGTGGCCTTGGTGTTCTGGAAGGCGATCATCTGAAGTTTGGTGCAGCGCAGGTCGGTCTGCTCGATGCGTTGTTGCTGGATCAGGGAAGTGTCGATTACGACGCCAAATTCGCTCAGGTGCGCGAGCGACTGGCAAACTTTAATGGAGTTCAAGCCGCCCGTAAGCCTCAAGGTTTTCAAGGGGAGTTGCGAGGTTATCAGTTAGAGGGTGTGGGCTGGCTGCAGTTTCTCGATGAATTCCAGTTCGGTGGCTGTCTGGCCGACGACATGGGTCTGGGGAAAACCATCCAAATGCTCGCATTTCTGGAAGAGCGGCGCCAGGGCATTCCAGCGAAGAATCGCCTCCCCTCACTGGTGGTGGTTCCTAAATCGCTGATGTTCAACTGGAAGCAGGAAGCCGAGCGATTTACTCCTCAACTTAAAGTTCTCGAATACTCAGGTCTTGACCGGGCTAAACAACGAGAAGCGTTCACCAAGTCAGATCTGGTGCTGGCGACTTACGGAACGTTACGCCGGGATATTCACATCCTGAAAGATGTTGATTTCGACTACGTGATTCTCGATGAAGCCCAGGCGATTAAAAACAACACGTCTCAAGTGGCCAAAGCGACTCGATTGTTAAAGTCTGTCCGCCGAGTCGCGTTGAGCGGTACACCGATCGAGAATCATCTCGGTGATTTGTGTTCGATCTTCGATTTTCTCAATCCCGGTATGCTTGGAAGAAGCAGTCTTTTCAAACTGCATGCTGCAGACCCGAATGATCGAGAAACCCGTAAGGTGCTGGCCCATGGTTTGAGGCCCTTTATTCTGCGCCGCACAAAACAGGCGGTCGCTAATGAACTGCCCGATAAAATCGAACAGACGATCTATTGTGAAATGGGCGAAGAACAGCAGCGTCTCTATGACGAACTGCGCGATCACTTCCGTGATTCTCTACTGGGTTTGATTGAATCTCAGGGTTTGGCAAAGACCAAAATGCACGTGCTCGAAGCTTTGCTTCGATTGCGACAGGCCTCGTGCCACCCCGCATTGTTGCATAAATCTTCTGACGAAGAAGGGAGTGCCAAGCTCGATGTGTTGATCCCCCATCTTGAAGAACTGGTTGGAGAAGGGCATAAGACGCTGGTCTTCTCGCAATTCACCAGCATGCTGGCGATTGTTCGCAAGCATCTGGATCGGGCCGGTATTACTTACGAATACCTCGATGGCCAGACACGCGACCGCAAGGAGTGTGTCGAGAGATTCCAGAACGACAAAGATTGTGGCGTCTTCCTCATCAGCCTGAAGGCGGGTGGGCTGGGTCTGAATCTCACCGCAGCCGACTATGTGTTTATTCTTGATCCGTGGTGGAACCCTGCGGTGGAAACTCAGGCCATTGATCGTGCCCATCGTGTCGGTCAGACCCGGCAGGTCTTTGCCTATCGGCTCATCTGCAAAAATACCGTTGAAGAAAAAATTGCTGAACTGCAGAAGCAGAAACGCGAACTGGCGGATGCGATCCTTGAACAGGACAACTCCGTCATGACCAATCTGACGGCTGATGATCTGCGGATGCTCCTCTCCTGA
- a CDS encoding lactate racemase domain-containing protein, with the protein MAAESLSTLSADEVRQWFHTQVPLEDFRDQKVLLIVPDATRTAPLPLLFGALFDRLRPVVQNLDVLIALGTHPPMSEQQICKLLGIAHEEREKLFFQTRFFNHEWDNPDRLTTLGVLTSQQTAEITDGRLSLDVPVQINSRIDDYDVLLVLGPVFPHEVVGFSGGNKYFFPGIGGPDILNFFHWLGALITNVGIIGVKDTPVRRVVDLSASMIHQKRRAIKFVVAADASLYGLFYGTPESAWSEACAISGKAHIKRFDRPFHTVLSCAPPMYDELWVAGKCMYKMEPVVADGGELIIYAPHMHEVSVTHGKLIEEVGYHVRDYFVKQWDRFKHYPWGILAHSTHVRGTGTFSDGIEKPRVKVTLASGIPEEICHRINLGYRDPATIDIESFANREDEGVLLVRKSGEHLYRLNEA; encoded by the coding sequence ATGGCTGCTGAATCACTTTCCACATTGTCTGCCGATGAAGTGCGCCAGTGGTTTCATACGCAAGTGCCGCTGGAAGATTTTCGTGATCAGAAAGTCTTGCTGATTGTCCCGGATGCCACACGGACAGCCCCACTGCCCCTGCTGTTTGGAGCGTTATTCGATCGACTCCGGCCGGTGGTGCAGAATCTGGATGTGCTGATTGCCCTGGGAACTCATCCCCCGATGTCCGAGCAGCAGATCTGCAAGCTGTTGGGTATCGCACACGAAGAACGTGAAAAGCTTTTTTTCCAAACTCGATTTTTTAACCACGAGTGGGATAACCCCGACCGATTAACCACCCTCGGTGTGCTGACATCACAGCAGACGGCTGAAATTACCGATGGCCGGCTCAGCCTCGATGTCCCCGTGCAAATCAATTCGCGAATTGATGATTACGACGTACTGCTGGTGCTGGGCCCTGTCTTTCCCCACGAAGTTGTGGGATTTTCGGGTGGAAACAAATACTTTTTCCCTGGAATTGGCGGCCCGGATATTCTCAACTTTTTTCATTGGCTGGGGGCACTGATCACCAATGTGGGAATCATTGGTGTGAAAGATACTCCGGTTCGACGGGTGGTTGATCTTTCTGCCAGTATGATCCACCAGAAGAGGCGAGCGATTAAATTTGTGGTCGCTGCCGATGCCAGCCTGTATGGGCTGTTTTATGGCACACCGGAATCAGCCTGGAGTGAGGCTTGTGCCATTTCTGGAAAAGCTCACATCAAACGATTTGATCGACCTTTCCACACGGTCCTTTCGTGCGCTCCCCCGATGTACGACGAACTCTGGGTCGCGGGCAAATGCATGTATAAAATGGAGCCCGTCGTGGCGGACGGTGGTGAATTGATCATCTACGCCCCGCACATGCATGAAGTCTCAGTGACACATGGCAAGCTGATTGAAGAAGTTGGCTACCATGTTCGCGATTATTTTGTGAAGCAGTGGGATCGATTCAAGCATTACCCATGGGGCATCCTGGCTCACTCGACCCATGTGCGTGGTACGGGAACATTTTCTGATGGTATTGAAAAGCCACGCGTGAAAGTCACACTGGCATCGGGAATTCCGGAAGAGATCTGTCATCGGATCAATCTGGGATACCGAGACCCGGCAACCATTGACATCGAATCATTTGCGAACCGCGAAGACGAAGGTGTGCTCCTCGTCCGAAAATCGGGCGAGCACTTGTACCGCCTCAACGAGGCCTGA
- a CDS encoding inositol monophosphatase family protein, whose product MAYTNADLASRLDFALAVYAEARQLIMSFYQHSSLEVEEKTDFSPVTEADRGAEKLIRERLDVAFPEDGVLGEEFPEKPGQSAFRWILDPVDGTKSFVHGVPLFGTLIGLEVIEGEHRHCVMGVCGFPALNEVVYASEGNGTYWKIGDQPPRRVHVSQVSTIEECTFLTTNMQRWQKIGKWEAYTEILERCKLSRGWGDCYGHVLVATGRADLMVDPALNPWDAAALVPILQEAGGHFVDWKGVPTIYGKNGISVTGKLKDEVLQILNKS is encoded by the coding sequence ATGGCCTATACCAACGCAGACTTGGCTTCACGACTTGATTTTGCCCTGGCGGTTTACGCAGAAGCTCGCCAGCTGATTATGAGCTTCTACCAGCATTCTTCTCTCGAAGTGGAAGAGAAGACCGACTTTTCTCCCGTAACAGAAGCGGATCGCGGTGCAGAGAAGTTAATCCGTGAACGTCTCGATGTCGCCTTCCCTGAGGATGGTGTGCTGGGAGAAGAGTTCCCCGAAAAGCCCGGTCAATCAGCCTTTCGCTGGATCCTCGACCCGGTCGATGGAACCAAATCTTTTGTGCATGGGGTGCCGCTCTTTGGCACTTTAATTGGCCTGGAAGTCATTGAAGGCGAACATCGCCATTGCGTCATGGGTGTCTGCGGCTTTCCCGCATTGAATGAAGTCGTCTATGCCTCGGAAGGAAACGGCACTTACTGGAAAATTGGCGATCAGCCCCCGCGACGGGTGCATGTTTCGCAAGTCAGTACCATCGAAGAATGCACGTTCCTGACGACAAACATGCAGCGGTGGCAGAAGATCGGTAAGTGGGAGGCCTACACCGAGATCCTCGAACGCTGCAAACTTTCCCGCGGATGGGGAGATTGCTACGGCCACGTGCTCGTTGCCACCGGTCGAGCCGATCTGATGGTCGATCCGGCTCTGAATCCCTGGGATGCCGCAGCTCTCGTGCCGATTCTCCAGGAGGCTGGTGGTCACTTTGTTGACTGGAAAGGTGTGCCCACAATCTACGGCAAGAACGGGATTTCGGTCACTGGCAAACTGAAAGACGAAGTTCTGCAGATTCTCAACAAGTCCTAA
- a CDS encoding ABC transporter substrate-binding protein — translation MTKRTSSLCQFLRLSKLVGIFLLALMSLTTLGCQSRVASTDEIVIGHFGSITGSEATFGISTDRGIQLAIEEVNAAGGVNGKKVRLITYDDKGDPREAGSAVTRLVTRDQVTAVLGEVASGLSLAAAPICQENGVPMISPSSTNPKVTQVGDMIYRVCFIDPFQGSVCAKFARENEKIKATKAAILCDQTAPYSVGLQEEFEKAFVAGGGTIVSKQAYQAGDQDFSAQLTSIRASEPEVIFIPGYYTDVGNIALQAKKLGLKVPMLGGDGWDSAKLGQIAGDALNGCYYSNHYSHEDPSPRVQNFIKLYQGKYQETPDGLAALGYDAARILFNAMKTAPSLSGKDIAAELAKTTGFEGVTGVISMDANRNPVKPAVILEMKDGTPRYVATIAPGE, via the coding sequence TTGACGAAAAGAACATCGTCTCTGTGTCAGTTTTTGCGACTCTCGAAGCTTGTGGGGATTTTTCTGCTGGCCTTGATGAGCCTGACGACGCTGGGGTGCCAGTCACGTGTCGCGTCGACAGATGAGATCGTGATTGGCCATTTTGGCTCGATCACAGGTTCCGAAGCGACCTTTGGCATTTCAACGGATCGCGGGATTCAACTAGCGATTGAAGAAGTCAATGCCGCCGGCGGGGTGAACGGTAAGAAAGTTCGCCTCATCACTTACGATGACAAAGGCGATCCTCGCGAAGCCGGTTCGGCTGTGACAAGACTTGTCACGAGAGATCAGGTCACGGCAGTGCTGGGTGAAGTGGCTTCCGGACTTTCACTGGCCGCAGCCCCGATCTGCCAGGAAAACGGCGTTCCCATGATCTCCCCGTCTTCGACGAATCCTAAAGTCACACAAGTGGGAGACATGATTTACCGCGTCTGTTTCATCGATCCCTTCCAGGGATCGGTCTGTGCCAAGTTCGCCAGGGAAAACGAAAAGATTAAAGCCACAAAGGCTGCGATTCTTTGCGATCAGACAGCTCCCTACTCGGTAGGTTTGCAGGAAGAGTTCGAAAAAGCCTTTGTTGCCGGTGGAGGGACGATTGTTTCCAAGCAGGCCTATCAGGCGGGTGATCAGGATTTTTCAGCACAACTGACATCCATTCGAGCCAGTGAACCTGAGGTGATTTTCATCCCTGGTTACTACACCGATGTCGGGAATATCGCCCTGCAGGCTAAGAAGTTGGGACTCAAAGTCCCGATGCTGGGTGGAGATGGCTGGGACTCCGCCAAGCTGGGGCAGATTGCCGGCGATGCATTAAATGGTTGTTACTATTCCAACCATTATTCGCATGAAGATCCCAGTCCCCGCGTGCAGAATTTCATCAAGCTTTATCAGGGGAAGTATCAGGAGACACCTGATGGCCTGGCGGCCCTGGGTTATGATGCGGCTCGTATTCTTTTCAACGCGATGAAAACTGCACCTTCTTTGAGCGGCAAGGACATTGCCGCCGAGTTGGCCAAGACGACGGGCTTTGAGGGTGTGACGGGTGTGATTTCGATGGATGCCAATCGTAACCCGGTCAAGCCAGCCGTCATTCTGGAAATGAAGGATGGAACCCCCCGATATGTCGCCACGATTGCTCCCGGCGAGTAA
- a CDS encoding branched-chain amino acid ABC transporter permease, with translation MADFLQTLMTALAIGSLYALIALGYTMVYGVLKFINFAHSDIVVLGAWLSYSFAIRALPLVGLDAHNPTTPPPIWMTAGIFVAVLALCSLAGFLIERLAYRPLRRAPRLNVLITAIGVSLLLQNVGQLDFVFGASPQKMPALLPNWELPIPFGQGESIRYVVLPLIDCIIFAVSGLLMLALELLIFRTKFGTALRAVSFNTDFAALMGIPVDRAISLTFMLGSALAGAAGFLYVLKFPSMNQPAHSVWVLLGLKAFVAAVVGGIGNVRGAVLGGFIIAFVEQFGAYYISSNYRDVYVFSLLILILLIKPTGLLGSPVREKV, from the coding sequence ATGGCAGACTTTCTACAGACATTAATGACAGCCCTGGCGATTGGCAGCTTGTATGCCCTGATCGCACTGGGCTACACCATGGTTTATGGTGTGCTTAAATTTATCAATTTTGCACACAGCGATATTGTGGTACTGGGCGCCTGGCTCAGTTATTCGTTTGCCATCCGGGCTCTCCCTCTGGTGGGATTGGATGCACACAATCCAACGACACCTCCCCCCATCTGGATGACCGCTGGAATTTTTGTGGCAGTTCTAGCGCTATGCAGCCTGGCTGGTTTTCTCATTGAGCGACTGGCCTATCGGCCCTTGCGTCGTGCCCCCCGGTTGAATGTGCTGATCACAGCCATCGGAGTCTCTCTCTTGCTGCAGAACGTCGGGCAGCTCGACTTTGTGTTTGGGGCCAGCCCTCAGAAGATGCCCGCTTTGCTGCCCAACTGGGAACTTCCAATCCCATTTGGACAAGGTGAATCGATTCGATATGTGGTCTTGCCGCTGATTGACTGCATCATCTTTGCCGTCTCTGGCCTTTTGATGCTGGCTCTGGAACTACTGATCTTTCGGACAAAATTTGGTACGGCACTGCGGGCCGTCTCGTTCAATACCGATTTTGCCGCGCTGATGGGGATTCCTGTGGATCGTGCCATCTCGCTGACTTTCATGCTGGGTTCGGCTCTCGCTGGAGCCGCTGGATTTCTCTACGTGCTGAAGTTCCCCAGTATGAACCAGCCGGCTCATAGTGTCTGGGTACTGCTGGGTCTGAAAGCGTTTGTGGCGGCTGTGGTCGGCGGGATTGGAAATGTTCGCGGAGCAGTCCTGGGTGGTTTTATCATTGCCTTCGTCGAACAGTTCGGGGCGTATTACATCTCGTCAAACTATCGCGATGTCTATGTCTTCTCTTTGTTGATCTTGATTCTGCTCATCAAGCCCACGGGGCTCCTGGGATCACCCGTGCGGGAAAAAGTCTAA